A single window of Agelaius phoeniceus isolate bAgePho1 chromosome 16, bAgePho1.hap1, whole genome shotgun sequence DNA harbors:
- the CLEC16A gene encoding protein CLEC16A isoform X5 has product MFGRSRSWVGGGHGKAARSIHSLDHLKYMYHILSKNTIVTDHNRNLLVETIRSITEILIWGDQNDSSVFDFFLEKNMFEFFLNILRQKSGRYVCVQLLQTLNILFENISHETSLYYLLSNNHVNSIIVHKFDFSDEEIMAYYISFLKTLSLKLNNHTVHFFYNEHTNDFALYTEAIKFFNHPESMVRIAVRTITLNVYKVDNQPMLHYIRDKTAVPYFSNLVWFIGSHVIELDNCVQTDEEHRNRGKLSDLVAEHLDHLHYLNDILIINCEFLNDVLTDHLLNRLFLPLYVYSLVNQDKGGERPKISLQVSLYLLSQVFLIIHYAPLVNSLAEVILNGDLSVFSSKVEQDIQKNSAKSSIRCFIKPTETLERSLEINKQKGKKRMQKRPNYKNVGEEDEEERGSEDNQDDLDKSRGTEASSKGVRTSTENEEIEMVIMERCKLSELSISAVTEQNTTDEEKSAAASGSDMTNWNRPFLDMVYNALDCPEDDYYALFVLCLLYAMSHNKGLDSVKLERIQLPAQNAEERNSYNHVLAEGLIRIMNYAAQPDGKIRLATLELGCLLLKQLVFSKNGRIIKSVHLDCLEGAREESVHLLRRFYKKGEEIFLDMFEDEYRTMTMKPMNVEYLMMDASILLPPTGTPLTGIDFVKRLPCGDVERTRRAIRVFFMLRSLSLHLQGELETQLPLTREGDLIKADDVLDLNNSDLIACTVVTKDGGQVQRFLAVDIYQMSLVEPDVARLGWGVVKFAGLLQDMQVTGVEDDSRALNIIIHKPASSPHSKPFPILQATFIFADHIRCIIAKQRLAKGRIQARRTKMQRIAALLDLPVQPSTEVMGFGHSSGAAAQHLPFRFYDQSRRGSSDPTVQRSVFASVDKVPGFAVAQCINQHNPSPLSSPSPSSGSGSTGRCDSVTASSTSTPSAAQSPAVRSGRKGRRRVFSLSEADSHGGHWV; this is encoded by the exons GTACATGTATCATATTCTGAGTAAAAACACGATCGTGACGGATCACAACCGCAACCTGCTGGTGGAGACCATTCGTTCCATAACGGAGATCCTGATCTGGGGGGATCAGAATGACAGCTCTGTGTTTGA ctttttcttGGAGAAGAATATGTTTGAGTTCTTCCTGAACATCCTGCGTCAGAAGTCAGGTCGttatgtgtgtgtgcagctgctgcagactcTGAACATCCTTTTTGAGAACATCAGCCATGAAACATCCCTGT actacCTGCTCTCTAATAACCATGTGAATTCTATTATTGTCCACAAATTTGACTTTTCTGATGAGGAGATCATGGCATATTACATATCAtttttgaaaactctttccCTGAAACTCAATAATCATACTGTACATTTCTTTTACAATGAG CACACTAATGACTTTGCTTTGTACACTGAAGCTATTAAATTTTTTAACCACCCTGAAAGCATGGTCAGGATTGCTGTTAGGACTATAACCTTAAATGTCTACAAAG TGGACAACCAGCCTATGCTGCATTACATTCGAGACAAAACTGCAGTTCCTTATTTCTCCAACCTCGTCTGGTTTATTGGCAGCCACGTGATAGAGCTGGATAACTGTGTGCAGACTGATGAAGA GCACAGAAATAGAGGCAAACTGAGTGACCTGGTAGCAGAACATCTTGATCATTTGCATTACCTTAATGATATCCTTATCATTAATTGTGAATTTTTAAATGATGTGCTGACAGACCACTTACTTAATAGGCTCTTTCTTCCCCTCTACGTGTATTCATTAGTAAATCAGGACAAG GGTGGAGAGCGTCCAAAAATAAGTCTCCAGGTTTCTCTCTATCTTCTTTCTCAA GTTTTTCTGATTATACATTATGCTCCTTTGGTGAACTCCTTGGCTGAGGTTATACTCAATGGGGACCTCTCAGTATTTTCTTCTAAGGTTGAGCAAGATATACAGAAAAACTCA GCGAAGTCGAGTATCAGATGTTTCATAAAACCCACAGAAACACTTGAGAGGTCTCTTGAAATTAACAAACAGAAAGGGAAGAAGAGGATGCAGAAAAGACCCAACTATAAAAATGTTGGTGAAGAAGATGAAGAGGAGAGAGGATCTGAAGATAACCAAGATGACCTTGATAAAAGCAGAGGTACAGAAGCAAGTTCAAAGGGTGTAAGAACAAGCACTGAAAATGAGG aaATAGAGATGGTAATCATGGAGAGGTGTAAGCTGTCAGAGCTGTCTATCTCTGCTGTGACAGAACAGAATACAACAGATGAAGAAAAGAGTGCAGCTGCTTCTGGGAGTGACATGACAAACTGGAACAG GCCTTTTCTTGATATGGTCTACAATGCACTGGACTGTCCTGAGGATGATTACTATGCCCTCTTTGTGCTCTGTCTTTTATATGCAATGTCACACAACAAAG GACTTGACTCAGTCAAATTGGAGAGAATTCAACTTCCAGCTCAAAATGCTGAAGAGAGAAATTCGTATAATCATGTCCTTGCAGAAGGGCTTATCAGGATAATGAATTATGCTGCACAACCAG atGGAAAAATTCGTTTGGCAACTTTAGAACTTGGCTGCCTATTGCTGAAGCAGCTTGTGTTTTCCAAAAATGGCAGGATCATAAAAAGTGTTCACCTTGATTGTCTTGAG GGTGCAAGGGAGGAAAGTGTTCATCTCCTTCGCCGTTTCTATAAG AAGGGAGAAGAAATCTTTCTGGATATGTTTGAAGATGAATACAGGACTATGACA ATGAAACCTATGAATGTAGAATACTTGATGATGGACGCCTCAATCTTGCTGCCCCCAACGGGGACACCTCTGACCGGGATTGACTTTGTGAAGAGGTTGCCTTGTGGAGATGTAGAAAGAACACGAAGA GCAATCAGAGTTTTCTTTATGCTCCGTTCActgtccctgcacctgcaaGGTGAGCTGGAAACTCAGTTACCACTCACAAGGGAGGGAGATCTGATCAAGGCAGATGATGTTCTGGATTTGA atAACAGTGATCTGATTGCTTGTACAGTTGTCACAAAGGATGGGGGTCAAGTCCAAAGATTCCTGGCTGTGGATATTTACCAGATGAGTTTGGTCGAACCAGATGTTGCCAGACTTGGATGGGGAGTAGTTAAGTTTGCAGGCCTTCTGCAG GATATGCAGGTGACTGGAGTGGAGGATGACAGCAGAGCCCTGAACATAATCATTCACAAGCCTGCCTCCAGCCCTCACTCGAAGCCCTTCCCCATCCTGCAGGCCACGTTCATCTTTGCCGATCACATTCGCTGCATCATCGCCAAGCAGCGCCTGGCCAAAGGCCGCATCCAGGCCCGGCGCACCAAAATGCAGAGAATAGCAG CTCTCCTGGATCTTCCTGTTCAGCCTTCAACTGAAGTTATGGGTTTTGGacacagctctggagctgcagcccagcacctcccattTAGATTCTACGACCAGTCCCGGCGTGGGAGCAGTGACCCGACAGTGCAGCGCTCTGTCTTTGCATCTGTTGACAAAGTCCCAG GCTTTGCTGTAGCCCAGTGCATAAATCAGCACAATCCATCCCCACTCTCGTCACCGTCCCCTTccagtggcagtggcagcacaggGCGCTGTGACTCAGTGACTGCAAGCTCAACGTCCactccttctgctgctcagagcccagcag
- the CLEC16A gene encoding protein CLEC16A isoform X6 produces MFGRSRSWVGGGHGKAARSIHSLDHLKYMYHILSKNTIVTDHNRNLLVETIRSITEILIWGDQNDSSVFDFFLEKNMFEFFLNILRQKSGRYVCVQLLQTLNILFENISHETSLYYLLSNNHVNSIIVHKFDFSDEEIMAYYISFLKTLSLKLNNHTVHFFYNEHTNDFALYTEAIKFFNHPESMVRIAVRTITLNVYKVDNQPMLHYIRDKTAVPYFSNLVWFIGSHVIELDNCVQTDEEHRNRGKLSDLVAEHLDHLHYLNDILIINCEFLNDVLTDHLLNRLFLPLYVYSLVNQDKGGERPKISLQVSLYLLSQVFLIIHYAPLVNSLAEVILNGDLSVFSSKVEQDIQKNSAKSSIRCFIKPTETLERSLEINKQKGKKRMQKRPNYKNVGEEDEEERGSEDNQDDLDKSRGTEASSKGVRTSTENEEIEMVIMERCKLSELSISAVTEQNTTDEEKSAAASGSDMTNWNRPFLDMVYNALDCPEDDYYALFVLCLLYAMSHNKGLDSVKLERIQLPAQNAEERNSYNHVLAEGLIRIMNYAAQPDGKIRLATLELGCLLLKQLVFSKNGRIIKSVHLDCLEGAREESVHLLRRFYKKGEEIFLDMFEDEYRTMTMKPMNVEYLMMDASILLPPTGTPLTGIDFVKRLPCGDVERTRRAIRVFFMLRSLSLHLQGELETQLPLTREGDLIKADDVLDLNNSDLIACTVVTKDGGQVQRFLAVDIYQMSLVEPDVARLGWGVVKFAGLLQDMQVTGVEDDSRALNIIIHKPASSPHSKPFPILQATFIFADHIRCIIAKQRLAKGRIQARRTKMQRIAAFN; encoded by the exons GTACATGTATCATATTCTGAGTAAAAACACGATCGTGACGGATCACAACCGCAACCTGCTGGTGGAGACCATTCGTTCCATAACGGAGATCCTGATCTGGGGGGATCAGAATGACAGCTCTGTGTTTGA ctttttcttGGAGAAGAATATGTTTGAGTTCTTCCTGAACATCCTGCGTCAGAAGTCAGGTCGttatgtgtgtgtgcagctgctgcagactcTGAACATCCTTTTTGAGAACATCAGCCATGAAACATCCCTGT actacCTGCTCTCTAATAACCATGTGAATTCTATTATTGTCCACAAATTTGACTTTTCTGATGAGGAGATCATGGCATATTACATATCAtttttgaaaactctttccCTGAAACTCAATAATCATACTGTACATTTCTTTTACAATGAG CACACTAATGACTTTGCTTTGTACACTGAAGCTATTAAATTTTTTAACCACCCTGAAAGCATGGTCAGGATTGCTGTTAGGACTATAACCTTAAATGTCTACAAAG TGGACAACCAGCCTATGCTGCATTACATTCGAGACAAAACTGCAGTTCCTTATTTCTCCAACCTCGTCTGGTTTATTGGCAGCCACGTGATAGAGCTGGATAACTGTGTGCAGACTGATGAAGA GCACAGAAATAGAGGCAAACTGAGTGACCTGGTAGCAGAACATCTTGATCATTTGCATTACCTTAATGATATCCTTATCATTAATTGTGAATTTTTAAATGATGTGCTGACAGACCACTTACTTAATAGGCTCTTTCTTCCCCTCTACGTGTATTCATTAGTAAATCAGGACAAG GGTGGAGAGCGTCCAAAAATAAGTCTCCAGGTTTCTCTCTATCTTCTTTCTCAA GTTTTTCTGATTATACATTATGCTCCTTTGGTGAACTCCTTGGCTGAGGTTATACTCAATGGGGACCTCTCAGTATTTTCTTCTAAGGTTGAGCAAGATATACAGAAAAACTCA GCGAAGTCGAGTATCAGATGTTTCATAAAACCCACAGAAACACTTGAGAGGTCTCTTGAAATTAACAAACAGAAAGGGAAGAAGAGGATGCAGAAAAGACCCAACTATAAAAATGTTGGTGAAGAAGATGAAGAGGAGAGAGGATCTGAAGATAACCAAGATGACCTTGATAAAAGCAGAGGTACAGAAGCAAGTTCAAAGGGTGTAAGAACAAGCACTGAAAATGAGG aaATAGAGATGGTAATCATGGAGAGGTGTAAGCTGTCAGAGCTGTCTATCTCTGCTGTGACAGAACAGAATACAACAGATGAAGAAAAGAGTGCAGCTGCTTCTGGGAGTGACATGACAAACTGGAACAG GCCTTTTCTTGATATGGTCTACAATGCACTGGACTGTCCTGAGGATGATTACTATGCCCTCTTTGTGCTCTGTCTTTTATATGCAATGTCACACAACAAAG GACTTGACTCAGTCAAATTGGAGAGAATTCAACTTCCAGCTCAAAATGCTGAAGAGAGAAATTCGTATAATCATGTCCTTGCAGAAGGGCTTATCAGGATAATGAATTATGCTGCACAACCAG atGGAAAAATTCGTTTGGCAACTTTAGAACTTGGCTGCCTATTGCTGAAGCAGCTTGTGTTTTCCAAAAATGGCAGGATCATAAAAAGTGTTCACCTTGATTGTCTTGAG GGTGCAAGGGAGGAAAGTGTTCATCTCCTTCGCCGTTTCTATAAG AAGGGAGAAGAAATCTTTCTGGATATGTTTGAAGATGAATACAGGACTATGACA ATGAAACCTATGAATGTAGAATACTTGATGATGGACGCCTCAATCTTGCTGCCCCCAACGGGGACACCTCTGACCGGGATTGACTTTGTGAAGAGGTTGCCTTGTGGAGATGTAGAAAGAACACGAAGA GCAATCAGAGTTTTCTTTATGCTCCGTTCActgtccctgcacctgcaaGGTGAGCTGGAAACTCAGTTACCACTCACAAGGGAGGGAGATCTGATCAAGGCAGATGATGTTCTGGATTTGA atAACAGTGATCTGATTGCTTGTACAGTTGTCACAAAGGATGGGGGTCAAGTCCAAAGATTCCTGGCTGTGGATATTTACCAGATGAGTTTGGTCGAACCAGATGTTGCCAGACTTGGATGGGGAGTAGTTAAGTTTGCAGGCCTTCTGCAG GATATGCAGGTGACTGGAGTGGAGGATGACAGCAGAGCCCTGAACATAATCATTCACAAGCCTGCCTCCAGCCCTCACTCGAAGCCCTTCCCCATCCTGCAGGCCACGTTCATCTTTGCCGATCACATTCGCTGCATCATCGCCAAGCAGCGCCTGGCCAAAGGCCGCATCCAGGCCCGGCGCACCAAAATGCAGAGAATAGCAG CCTTCAACTGA